A single Vigna radiata var. radiata cultivar VC1973A chromosome 8, Vradiata_ver6, whole genome shotgun sequence DNA region contains:
- the LOC106771374 gene encoding zinc finger protein ZAT11 gives MYSITEYLNEVNKTDFLTSQQWPINTPFQPQSVLPHNHVELNMVAVLKRQREKESQEEFQCKTCNRKFSSFQALGGHRASHKKPKLEGEEGKDLSLSRKPKTHECSICGQGFSLGQALGGHMRKHRVGTNEGFSSVIAEAPLLKRWNSSKRVMCLELDLNLTPLENDLKLLFGNKAPTVHLSL, from the coding sequence ATGTATAGTATAACGGAGTATCTTAATGAGGTGAACAAAACGGACTTTTTGACTTCTCAACAATGGCCTATAAATACTCCGTTTCAGCCTCAAAGTGTTCTGCCACATAACCACGTTGAATTAAACATGGTAGCCGTTCTGAAGAGGCAGAGAGAAAAGGAATCACAGGAGGAGTTCCAGTGCAAGACGTGTAACCGCAAATTCTCGTCGTTCCAAGCGTTGGGAGGTCACCGGGCCAGCCACAAGAAGCCCAAGTTGGAGGGAGAAGAAGGCAAGGATCTGAGTCTAAGCCGGAAGCCCAAAACGCACGAGTGTTCCATTTGCGGGCAGGGATTCTCGTTGGGCCAGGCCCTGGGAGGGCACATGAGAAAACACAGGGTAGGCACGAACGAAGGGTTTTCTTCAGTTATTGCGGAAGCACCGCTTCTGAAACGTTGGAATAGCAGCAAGAGGGTTATGTGCTTGGAGTTGGATCTCAACCTAACGCCGTTGGAAAATGACTTGAAGTTGTTGTTCGGAAACAAGGCTCCTACGGTGCATCTTTCCTTGTAg